One window from the genome of Desulforamulus ruminis DSM 2154 encodes:
- a CDS encoding OsmC family protein, whose protein sequence is MSKVNITWEGNMKFVGTDDSGIQIPMDAAEIYGGQGQGVRPMELMLMSLGGCTGIEVTHILNKMRVTFDDLKIEVTGSRVQDHPKVFGGIQVVYRFTGKDVSADKVNKALQLAEQVYCSAANMMNKVAKIDYSFEINGTVYEYQPKQTAN, encoded by the coding sequence ATGTCTAAAGTAAATATCACCTGGGAAGGAAACATGAAGTTTGTAGGTACCGATGATAGCGGAATTCAGATTCCAATGGATGCGGCAGAAATTTATGGCGGTCAAGGTCAAGGGGTAAGACCGATGGAATTAATGCTGATGTCTCTTGGCGGCTGCACCGGGATTGAAGTAACCCATATTCTTAATAAAATGCGGGTAACTTTTGACGATTTAAAGATAGAAGTTACCGGCAGCCGAGTACAGGATCACCCTAAAGTTTTTGGGGGTATTCAGGTAGTCTACCGCTTTACAGGAAAGGATGTTTCAGCCGATAAGGTTAATAAGGCCCTGCAACTGGCAGAGCAGGTCTATTGTTCCGCAGCAAATATGATGAATAAAGTGGCAAAAATTGATTATTCCTTTGAAATTAACGGTACAGTGTATGAATACCAGCCTAAGCAAACTGCCAATTAA
- a CDS encoding DUF445 domain-containing protein, producing MTLIDKVEVKQLDWWAALSIPVISAFIGWITNLIAVKAIFKPYEPLRIPGLPWGIQGVVPKRRAELAKSIGEIVEQELVKVDDLLQQMKSPEILDRITHSANESIRCMIIERIPSWVPNTVRGVILEMMGDMLDKQMPQVVRQIMEESGGGALGEKIKLAQLVEERLNAYDIKQIEALILKVASRELKHIELLGGVLGFIIGLVQVAIVYLST from the coding sequence ATGACATTGATTGATAAAGTGGAGGTGAAGCAATTGGATTGGTGGGCTGCCTTATCGATACCGGTCATCAGTGCCTTCATTGGATGGATCACCAATTTAATTGCCGTTAAAGCAATTTTTAAACCCTATGAGCCTTTGCGAATTCCCGGTCTTCCCTGGGGCATTCAAGGCGTTGTGCCCAAAAGGAGAGCCGAACTGGCGAAAAGCATCGGAGAAATTGTTGAACAGGAATTGGTGAAGGTTGACGATCTCCTGCAGCAAATGAAGTCTCCGGAAATACTGGACCGCATAACCCATTCAGCCAATGAGTCAATTCGTTGTATGATTATTGAGCGCATTCCCTCCTGGGTGCCCAATACCGTAAGAGGGGTTATTCTTGAAATGATGGGGGACATGCTGGATAAGCAAATGCCTCAGGTGGTACGCCAAATCATGGAAGAGTCCGGCGGGGGTGCTCTCGGGGAGAAAATAAAGCTGGCCCAATTGGTGGAAGAACGGCTGAATGCCTACGATATCAAACAGATTGAAGCGTTGATTTTAAAGGTTGCCTCCAGGGAATTAAAACATATCGAGCTGCTGGGCGGTGTACTGGGTTTTATCATTGGCTTGGTCCAGGTGGCCATTGTTTACCTGTCAACTTGA
- a CDS encoding DUF5317 domain-containing protein, translated as MIFGLILLLTVIMALLSGGKIENFKNMEIRWVWLAVVVILIKIITYTDLRHLMHLSDTLASRLYFISLFFLALFLVSNLRLRGMLLASLGLLGNFLAMAFNSWYMPIKGEYISLLATSQEIQTVHKKLPFLNAIPTGPDTKFYYLCDIFKLPDWFFFNQVFSIGDILITFGVALFIWTFLRKTGDTRTISSLYYR; from the coding sequence ATGATCTTTGGATTGATCCTATTGTTGACTGTCATCATGGCCTTATTATCCGGAGGAAAAATTGAAAATTTTAAAAACATGGAAATTCGTTGGGTGTGGCTTGCAGTTGTTGTAATTTTGATTAAGATCATAACCTATACCGATCTTCGTCATCTAATGCACCTATCCGATACCCTGGCCTCCAGACTGTATTTTATTTCACTGTTCTTCCTGGCCCTCTTTCTGGTCTCCAATCTACGCCTCAGGGGAATGCTTCTGGCCTCTCTGGGTCTCCTCGGTAATTTTCTGGCTATGGCTTTTAACTCCTGGTATATGCCGATCAAGGGCGAATATATTTCTCTCCTTGCCACCAGCCAAGAGATTCAAACCGTTCACAAAAAATTGCCCTTTCTCAACGCTATCCCCACCGGACCGGACACAAAATTCTATTATCTCTGCGATATTTTTAAATTACCGGATTGGTTTTTTTTCAACCAGGTGTTTAGTATCGGTGATATATTGATTACCTTTGGAGTAGCGCTTTTTATTTGGACCTTCCTTAGAAAAACCGGAGATACACGAACCATTAGTTCGCTTTATTATCGCTAA
- a CDS encoding sodium:solute symporter family protein, which yields MSAYGAWIIGLAVAYTAILIILGNIVRKKATSGESYWVGGRNFKPWMVFVCITGLFSGSSFISILELSYLKGVSAGWYGVAEMLHVLIIAVLLIGTFRKRMMVTVSGLIGDSFGRMAMGVAGTITAFTFPMWSVATALSFASAVSAFTSIPITTSVAFVAILLLIYLQAGGMWSVVMTQTANTIMFFVMFIIGVIAFFINPGMEGLRHLAEVKPAMFDATGVGLQVIISWFATFLINVLLAQAAFQMALSCRTPEEGRKGMLMAFGGNIFFVIFGVLFGLAAAAVIPDGTRGMVAVPQYMAMVLPAPFVGLFFLGIWACALGWGASCQFSGSTSLGRDVTGAINPALTDNQKVKYTKWSLVILTVLMIILGFLRSEQAAWWNVFAWTLRNGATFAPVVAALFWPLATKRAATASLAMGFVSGLAWYALGNWDPVQFYLNVHPVFFGMSLNMLTMLAVTLMEQSGKFRVGGELTATRKNVAIAAVTLGALSLISIATAFNWLYTKGLLGLACFLVVAAIFILTISVTSPTEKASSAASLKTQEA from the coding sequence ATGAGTGCTTACGGCGCTTGGATCATTGGATTAGCAGTGGCTTATACAGCAATCCTAATCATCCTGGGAAACATTGTAAGGAAAAAAGCAACCAGTGGTGAAAGCTATTGGGTTGGTGGCCGTAACTTTAAGCCTTGGATGGTATTTGTTTGTATAACCGGATTGTTTTCAGGCTCATCTTTTATTTCCATTTTGGAATTATCTTATCTTAAAGGGGTTTCTGCCGGTTGGTATGGTGTAGCCGAGATGCTGCACGTTCTGATTATTGCGGTATTGTTGATTGGTACTTTCCGTAAGCGTATGATGGTTACGGTAAGCGGTTTGATCGGGGATTCCTTCGGTCGTATGGCCATGGGGGTAGCCGGAACCATTACGGCCTTTACCTTCCCGATGTGGTCGGTTGCCACTGCCTTATCCTTCGCTTCGGCAGTCAGTGCTTTCACAAGCATTCCCATTACCACCTCGGTTGCTTTTGTAGCGATCCTGCTTTTGATCTACCTGCAGGCCGGCGGCATGTGGTCGGTGGTTATGACTCAGACGGCCAACACCATTATGTTCTTTGTCATGTTTATTATTGGTGTAATCGCCTTTTTCATTAACCCCGGCATGGAAGGATTAAGGCACCTGGCTGAAGTTAAACCGGCCATGTTTGATGCAACCGGCGTAGGGCTTCAGGTAATTATTTCCTGGTTTGCAACTTTTTTGATTAACGTACTGCTGGCTCAGGCAGCTTTTCAAATGGCCCTCTCCTGCCGGACTCCCGAGGAAGGTCGTAAAGGAATGCTGATGGCCTTTGGCGGCAACATCTTTTTTGTCATCTTTGGTGTTCTTTTCGGATTGGCGGCGGCAGCCGTGATCCCCGACGGTACCCGCGGCATGGTTGCGGTTCCTCAATATATGGCCATGGTTTTACCGGCACCCTTTGTTGGATTGTTTTTCCTAGGTATCTGGGCCTGCGCCCTGGGCTGGGGAGCTTCCTGCCAGTTCTCCGGTTCCACCAGTCTAGGCCGTGATGTGACCGGAGCCATTAATCCGGCCCTTACGGACAATCAAAAAGTGAAGTATACCAAATGGTCTTTGGTTATTCTTACCGTGCTCATGATTATTCTAGGCTTTCTGCGCAGCGAACAGGCTGCCTGGTGGAATGTATTTGCCTGGACCTTGCGTAACGGCGCAACTTTTGCCCCGGTGGTAGCCGCACTTTTCTGGCCTTTGGCTACCAAACGGGCCGCCACCGCCTCTTTGGCCATGGGTTTCGTCTCAGGCCTGGCCTGGTATGCCCTGGGCAATTGGGACCCTGTTCAATTTTATTTAAACGTCCATCCTGTATTCTTTGGTATGTCTTTAAACATGCTTACCATGCTGGCCGTTACCCTTATGGAACAGTCCGGCAAATTTAGGGTGGGCGGTGAACTTACGGCCACTCGTAAGAATGTAGCCATAGCAGCCGTTACCCTTGGGGCTCTGTCTCTCATCTCCATAGCGACCGCCTTTAACTGGTTATATACCAAAGGTCTGTTGGGTCTGGCCTGCTTCCTGGTGGTTGCGGCGATCTTTATCTTGACCATCTCTGTAACATCGCCAACGGAAAAGGCCAGTTCAGCAGCATCTTTGAAAACCCAAGAAGCTTAA
- the thrS gene encoding threonine--tRNA ligase: MVKITLKDGSVREYPAGTTVLEMAKSISQGLAREVLAGKVNGRLVDLNYPLEEDAALELLTFNDPEGQNIYRHSTAHVMAQAVKRLFPEAKLAIGPAIQDGFYYDFDVATPFTPAQLEQIEGEMNKIIKEDIPFERVQISRAEALERFNKSGEIYKVELVNDLPEDAVISCYHQGDFVDLCAGPHVPSTGRLKSVKLMNLAGAYWRGSEKNKMLQRIYGTSFPKKSLLDEHLFRLEEAKRRDHRKLGQELELFSIQEEGPGFPFFHPKGMVLRNELENFWRLQHKRRGYQEIRTPIILNRELWEQSGHWDHYKENMYFTKIDDGDYAVKPMNCPGSILVYKAKMHSYRDLPLRWCELGLVHRHELSGVLHGLMRVRCFTQDDAHIFMLPSQIKDEIIGVIDLFEDFYKTFGLGYSVELSTRPEKSMGSDEDWELATNSLRQALESQELPYKVNEGDGAFYGPKIDFHLTDSLGRTWQCGTIQLDFQMPERFDLTYVGEDGQKHRPVMIHRVVFGSIERFIGVLTEHFAGAFPVWLAPVQVKVMPITERQHPYAGEVLKRLEALDIRAELDARNEKINYKIREAQTQKVPYMLVIGDREMDNKAVAVRQRGKGDTGAVALEEFIKTIQKDIENKTIF, translated from the coding sequence ATGGTAAAGATTACCTTAAAAGATGGCTCTGTTAGAGAATACCCGGCGGGTACGACGGTTTTAGAGATGGCAAAAAGTATCAGCCAGGGACTGGCCCGGGAAGTTTTGGCCGGGAAGGTGAATGGCAGGCTGGTGGACCTCAATTATCCCCTGGAAGAGGACGCGGCCTTGGAACTGCTGACCTTTAACGACCCGGAAGGGCAGAATATCTACCGGCACAGCACCGCCCACGTCATGGCCCAGGCGGTAAAACGACTGTTTCCGGAGGCCAAATTGGCCATTGGACCGGCCATTCAGGACGGCTTCTACTATGATTTTGATGTAGCCACGCCCTTTACTCCGGCCCAGTTGGAGCAAATTGAGGGGGAAATGAATAAAATTATTAAGGAAGACATCCCCTTTGAACGGGTACAGATTTCCCGGGCGGAGGCGCTGGAACGCTTTAATAAAAGCGGGGAAATTTACAAAGTGGAACTGGTCAATGACCTGCCGGAGGACGCCGTCATTTCCTGCTATCATCAGGGAGACTTTGTGGATCTCTGTGCAGGACCTCATGTACCTTCCACCGGTCGTTTGAAAAGCGTAAAGCTGATGAATCTTGCCGGGGCTTACTGGCGCGGCAGCGAGAAAAATAAAATGCTGCAGCGCATCTATGGCACCTCTTTCCCCAAAAAATCCCTTCTGGACGAGCATTTGTTCCGCCTGGAGGAAGCCAAACGCAGAGATCACCGGAAGCTGGGGCAGGAGCTGGAGCTTTTCAGCATTCAGGAGGAAGGACCCGGGTTTCCCTTCTTTCATCCCAAGGGGATGGTTTTGCGCAATGAGCTGGAGAATTTTTGGCGGCTGCAGCACAAGCGCCGCGGTTACCAGGAAATTCGCACCCCCATTATTCTGAACCGGGAATTGTGGGAACAATCCGGGCACTGGGATCACTATAAGGAAAACATGTATTTCACCAAAATCGATGATGGGGATTACGCCGTTAAGCCCATGAACTGCCCGGGAAGCATTCTGGTCTATAAGGCAAAAATGCACAGCTACCGGGATTTACCCCTGCGCTGGTGTGAATTGGGCCTGGTGCATCGTCATGAGCTCTCCGGTGTGCTGCACGGTTTAATGCGGGTACGCTGCTTTACCCAGGACGACGCTCATATCTTTATGCTGCCCAGTCAAATCAAGGATGAGATCATAGGGGTTATTGATCTGTTTGAAGATTTTTATAAGACCTTTGGCCTTGGCTACAGTGTGGAATTATCCACCCGCCCGGAAAAATCCATGGGTTCCGACGAGGATTGGGAACTGGCCACCAATTCCCTGCGGCAGGCCCTGGAGAGCCAAGAGCTGCCTTATAAAGTCAATGAGGGAGACGGCGCTTTTTACGGCCCCAAAATTGACTTCCATCTGACCGACAGCCTTGGACGGACCTGGCAGTGCGGGACCATTCAACTGGATTTCCAAATGCCCGAAAGGTTTGATCTTACTTATGTGGGTGAGGACGGGCAGAAGCACCGGCCGGTGATGATTCACCGGGTGGTCTTCGGCAGCATCGAAAGGTTCATTGGCGTTTTGACCGAACATTTTGCGGGGGCTTTTCCGGTTTGGCTGGCGCCGGTGCAGGTGAAAGTAATGCCCATTACCGAAAGGCAGCATCCGTATGCCGGAGAAGTGCTTAAGCGGCTGGAAGCCCTGGATATCCGGGCGGAACTGGACGCCCGCAATGAAAAGATCAACTACAAAATCAGAGAGGCCCAGACCCAAAAAGTACCCTATATGCTGGTGATTGGCGACCGGGAAATGGACAACAAGGCGGTGGCGGTTCGCCAGAGAGGCAAAGGCGATACCGGGGCGGTGGCCCTGGAGGAATTCATCAAGACCATTCAAAAGGACATTGAAAATAAAACGATTTTCTAA
- the ytxC gene encoding putative sporulation protein YtxC: MNQCLSIGATQHIDLLKARLGRELHLAEGDYIRVNLKEKPAGNITFLSCDFNGTLRGGRQSNDELLFRHFVADIISDIILNHWEKAIVAEIVRENYYYFNDEEKKIISQYSSNYINGEKMLHGQMDRLDRKSFIIRRLVEFLRQNDSIVIDGFIRFRLKEYINDLKEAVDQAVDDFLMEREYREFIQLLKYFVEIQDPKVELVNVLVNAQGAYKLYDEKHNAISSEFLEGYILDVIDNEINYEDLLISALITIAPNKIVFHGTSPNKPDNTLETIKHVFTGRVLECSGCKLCQNQQQ; this comes from the coding sequence ATGAATCAATGTCTCTCAATAGGTGCCACCCAGCATATTGATTTATTGAAGGCTCGGCTTGGCAGAGAATTACATCTTGCTGAGGGTGATTATATTCGGGTAAATCTAAAAGAAAAGCCTGCAGGCAATATCACATTTCTCTCTTGTGACTTCAATGGAACTTTGCGGGGAGGGCGACAGTCCAATGACGAACTTTTATTCCGGCATTTTGTGGCGGATATTATATCCGATATCATCTTAAATCATTGGGAGAAAGCCATTGTGGCTGAAATTGTCCGGGAAAATTACTATTATTTTAACGATGAAGAGAAGAAGATTATTTCCCAATATTCCAGCAACTATATTAATGGTGAAAAAATGCTCCATGGCCAAATGGACCGGTTGGATCGAAAAAGTTTTATTATCCGGCGACTGGTAGAATTCCTGAGACAAAACGATAGTATCGTCATCGACGGCTTTATCCGCTTTAGATTAAAGGAATACATTAACGATCTGAAAGAAGCCGTTGACCAGGCCGTTGACGACTTCTTAATGGAAAGAGAATACCGGGAGTTCATTCAACTGTTAAAATATTTTGTCGAGATTCAGGATCCCAAAGTAGAATTGGTCAATGTCCTGGTGAATGCTCAGGGGGCCTATAAGCTTTACGACGAAAAACATAATGCCATCAGCAGTGAGTTTCTGGAAGGCTATATCCTGGATGTCATTGATAACGAGATCAATTACGAGGATCTGCTTATCAGTGCTTTAATCACCATCGCCCCTAATAAAATAGTTTTCCATGGCACCTCGCCCAATAAACCGGACAACACCCTGGAAACCATAAAGCATGTTTTTACAGGCCGGGTATTGGAATGCAGCGGCTGCAAATTATGCCAAAACCAGCAGCAGTAA
- a CDS encoding sigma-54-dependent Fis family transcriptional regulator translates to MKVKQVMLEDPRTLHRSKTLRDACEVYKQTKVNCSPIVDDDNNVVGILTVFQLLDALEAGATFETRVDEIMDSHLQIIDEDTCFSEICHKPIDRLLIFNKKRKLTGVLTRIDLINKVHKALENTEDKLAEAFEDNKKLRSIIEASYDGIIVVDSQGVVQMANSSYFRLQNSSYDPAGKLLRKIPLECRRQVLQVYQGVMRQGKVVFAQYQGKNLIELAITGSPILDEQNHPIYVVIGLRDYTELNQLKLQSARYSEELKSLRSKDQKDLIFQDAAMESVVQKALRVAEVNSTVLITGESGVGKEVIARTIHRNSPRAEGPFIEINCGAIPEHLLESELFGYEKGAFTGANKEGKPGMMELANGGTLLLDEIGDLPLNLQVKLLRALQEQEIYRIGGRTPVKLDVRILAATNKDLEQMITEKKFREDLFYRLNVVPIHIPPLRERKSDILPLAMHFLEKFNHKYHYHRHFSSEICKLFEQYSWPGNIRELANLVERLVIMSDQDAICPDQLPPTFFSEQCTSPLQISIDKIIPLKEAREQLESKLIIKAFKEYGSLRRAGDALGIAHSTLLRKARSLGISYEE, encoded by the coding sequence ATGAAAGTTAAGCAAGTTATGTTAGAAGATCCCCGGACGCTGCATCGCAGTAAGACACTGCGGGATGCCTGCGAGGTTTATAAACAAACCAAGGTAAACTGTTCTCCCATTGTGGATGATGATAACAACGTAGTGGGAATATTAACGGTTTTCCAGCTTTTGGACGCCCTGGAGGCCGGGGCAACTTTTGAAACCCGTGTTGATGAGATTATGGATAGCCATTTGCAGATTATTGATGAAGATACCTGTTTCAGTGAAATCTGTCATAAGCCCATTGACCGGCTTTTAATTTTTAATAAAAAACGAAAACTGACCGGGGTCTTAACCAGAATTGATTTAATCAATAAAGTACATAAGGCATTGGAGAATACCGAGGATAAATTGGCTGAGGCCTTTGAAGATAACAAGAAACTGCGAAGTATTATTGAGGCTTCCTATGATGGGATCATTGTGGTGGATAGCCAAGGAGTCGTTCAAATGGCCAACAGCAGCTATTTTAGACTGCAGAATTCTTCCTACGACCCGGCTGGCAAGCTCCTGCGGAAGATTCCTCTGGAATGCCGTCGGCAAGTGCTTCAGGTTTACCAGGGGGTTATGCGGCAAGGAAAAGTCGTTTTTGCCCAATATCAAGGGAAAAATCTCATTGAACTGGCCATTACCGGGTCGCCCATTCTGGACGAACAAAACCATCCCATTTATGTGGTGATCGGCCTGCGTGACTATACAGAGTTAAATCAGTTAAAATTACAATCCGCCCGGTATTCAGAGGAGCTAAAATCTTTGAGATCCAAGGATCAAAAAGATTTAATCTTCCAGGATGCGGCCATGGAAAGTGTTGTTCAAAAGGCCTTACGGGTAGCCGAGGTCAATTCAACAGTGCTGATTACAGGGGAGTCCGGAGTGGGAAAAGAAGTGATTGCCAGAACCATTCATCGTAACAGCCCCAGAGCAGAGGGCCCTTTCATTGAAATAAACTGCGGAGCCATTCCTGAACACCTTCTGGAATCGGAATTGTTTGGTTATGAAAAAGGGGCCTTTACCGGAGCCAACAAAGAAGGAAAACCGGGTATGATGGAACTGGCCAACGGGGGTACCCTTCTGCTGGACGAGATCGGGGATTTACCTTTAAATCTTCAGGTTAAGCTGCTGCGGGCTCTTCAGGAGCAGGAAATTTACCGCATTGGTGGAAGAACCCCGGTTAAATTAGATGTGCGAATTCTTGCCGCCACCAATAAGGATTTAGAGCAAATGATTACGGAAAAGAAATTCAGAGAAGATTTATTTTACCGCCTTAATGTTGTGCCCATACACATCCCGCCGCTGCGGGAACGTAAAAGTGATATTTTGCCTCTGGCGATGCATTTTTTAGAAAAATTCAATCATAAATATCATTATCACCGGCATTTTTCTTCCGAAATTTGTAAACTTTTTGAGCAATATTCTTGGCCCGGTAATATTAGAGAACTGGCCAATTTGGTAGAACGTTTGGTCATCATGTCCGACCAGGACGCCATTTGCCCGGACCAACTGCCCCCGACCTTTTTTAGCGAACAATGCACCAGCCCCCTGCAAATATCCATTGATAAAATTATTCCTTTAAAGGAGGCCAGAGAACAGCTTGAAAGCAAGCTAATCATAAAAGCCTTTAAAGAATACGGCAGCTTACGGCGTGCGGGAGATGCGCTGGGGATCGCTCATTCCACCTTATTACGTAAAGCAAGAAGCCTGGGTATATCCTACGAGGAATAA
- the gcvH gene encoding glycine cleavage system protein GcvH: MKKFSKEHQWIEVAGDKGRMGITKYAAEQLGDIVYLELPSVGEQTTAGEPMALVESVKSTSDIYAPVSGEVLEVNEALGDAPELLNGNPEGDAWIAKLKLDHPGELDDLMTEEEYLAFVKEAN, from the coding sequence ATGAAAAAGTTCAGTAAAGAACATCAATGGATAGAAGTGGCAGGCGATAAGGGCCGCATGGGCATTACGAAATATGCCGCGGAACAATTGGGAGACATTGTCTACCTGGAGCTCCCCTCAGTGGGTGAGCAAACCACTGCCGGCGAACCGATGGCATTGGTGGAGTCGGTGAAATCCACTTCCGATATCTATGCCCCGGTAAGTGGCGAAGTGTTGGAGGTAAATGAAGCCTTAGGGGATGCACCCGAGCTTTTAAACGGAAACCCCGAAGGGGATGCCTGGATTGCCAAACTAAAATTAGACCATCCTGGTGAACTGGATGATTTAATGACAGAAGAAGAATATCTCGCTTTTGTAAAGGAAGCGAACTAA
- the lpdA gene encoding dihydrolipoyl dehydrogenase, producing MTNEAFDVVVIGGGPGGYTAAAKAAALGGKVALVEKRSLGGTCLHQGCIPTKTLLKSTEVLETVKKAKEYGVETGSPEVSLAKLLSRKQAVIKRLNTGVEFLMKSSKVSVFQGEGKITAVNEVTVSTPAEQKILKTAKIIIATGSRPAFIPGLIPDGEKILDSNHALMLTDIPNSLLIIGGGAIGVEFASIYHKLGSKVTLVEAMEQILPFADEEVSSGLRQLMAREKISILTGAKVSGITPLEDGLVVKVDTPKGPQEFKVDKVLVAVGRRPNMENLGLEEIGVELEKGKIVVDSGMATNVPNIFAIGDAAGGILLAHVASAEGVVAAVNAMGGHKKMDYAVVPSCIYTSPELASVGITEAQAKSQGIQVVVGRSQFTGSGKALAMGENKGLVKIIADAEKGKILGIHILGPQATSLIAEAALAIRLGATAEDLAETIHAHPSLPETVMEAADQAVGLLKDNIV from the coding sequence ATGACTAACGAAGCTTTTGATGTGGTTGTGATCGGCGGCGGCCCCGGCGGATATACCGCCGCCGCCAAAGCCGCCGCCCTGGGTGGCAAGGTTGCTTTGGTTGAAAAAAGATCCTTGGGAGGAACCTGCCTTCATCAGGGTTGTATTCCCACAAAAACATTGCTAAAGTCCACGGAAGTACTGGAAACCGTAAAAAAGGCCAAAGAGTATGGTGTGGAAACAGGAAGCCCGGAGGTCTCTTTAGCAAAACTTCTTAGCCGCAAGCAGGCCGTTATTAAGCGCCTGAATACCGGCGTTGAATTTCTTATGAAAAGCAGTAAAGTATCGGTTTTCCAGGGCGAAGGGAAAATAACCGCCGTCAATGAGGTGACCGTTTCTACCCCTGCGGAACAGAAGATTCTTAAAACCGCCAAAATTATCATTGCTACCGGGTCCCGCCCCGCTTTTATACCGGGTTTGATACCGGATGGAGAAAAGATTCTTGATAGCAACCACGCTTTGATGTTAACCGATATTCCCAACAGCCTCTTAATCATCGGCGGAGGCGCCATTGGAGTAGAATTTGCCAGCATTTATCATAAGCTGGGGTCCAAAGTTACGCTTGTGGAGGCCATGGAGCAAATTCTGCCCTTTGCGGACGAGGAAGTCAGCAGCGGGTTAAGGCAACTGATGGCACGGGAAAAAATATCCATCCTCACCGGTGCTAAAGTGTCGGGGATTACCCCTTTGGAGGACGGGCTGGTGGTTAAGGTTGATACGCCCAAAGGACCGCAGGAGTTTAAAGTTGATAAGGTCCTGGTGGCGGTGGGCCGCAGACCCAATATGGAAAACCTGGGTTTAGAAGAAATAGGCGTTGAACTGGAAAAAGGAAAAATTGTTGTGGATAGCGGTATGGCAACCAATGTGCCAAACATTTTTGCCATTGGTGATGCCGCAGGCGGTATCTTATTGGCCCATGTGGCCTCTGCGGAAGGAGTCGTCGCCGCCGTAAATGCCATGGGCGGCCATAAAAAGATGGACTATGCGGTGGTGCCCAGTTGTATTTACACTTCACCGGAGTTAGCCTCGGTGGGAATCACGGAAGCTCAGGCAAAAAGTCAGGGAATTCAAGTGGTAGTGGGCAGATCCCAATTTACCGGCAGCGGCAAAGCTTTGGCCATGGGCGAGAACAAGGGCTTGGTTAAGATCATTGCCGATGCGGAAAAGGGCAAAATTCTGGGTATCCATATCCTAGGCCCACAGGCCACCAGCCTTATTGCCGAGGCAGCTTTGGCCATAAGACTAGGAGCCACAGCGGAAGATTTGGCGGAAACCATCCACGCCCACCCCTCCCTGCCGGAAACTGTGATGGAAGCAGCAGATCAGGCAGTAGGGTTGTTGAAAGACAATATAGTGTAA
- a CDS encoding SDH family Clp fold serine proteinase: protein MDFSFSSIIWLFFIFAMLGPMIQQAKLNQKRYQLTRQFERKRGSRLITLIHRQESLSILGIPLSKFINIEDSEQVLRAIRLTPPDMPIDIILHTPGGLVLASEQIARALENHPAKVTAFVPHYAMSGGTMIALSADEIVMDSNAVLGPVDPQIGQYPAASILETVRLKGTAKVDDNTLILADMSSKAIAQVKDFITYLLTDNLGEEKALEISEIFSSGRWTHDYPINFEFLSKLGLPVSRELPAEVFAIMDQYPQPAQRRPSVQYIPLPYGGKEEK, encoded by the coding sequence ATGGATTTTTCCTTCAGCAGCATTATCTGGCTTTTCTTCATCTTTGCCATGCTGGGCCCCATGATTCAGCAGGCTAAACTAAACCAAAAAAGATACCAACTTACCCGGCAGTTTGAACGAAAACGGGGCTCCCGCCTGATCACTCTTATTCACCGCCAAGAGTCTCTCAGCATCCTGGGCATTCCTTTGAGCAAATTCATTAACATTGAAGACTCGGAACAGGTCCTGCGGGCCATCCGTCTTACCCCTCCGGATATGCCCATTGACATTATCCTGCATACCCCCGGCGGTTTAGTACTGGCTTCCGAGCAAATTGCCCGTGCTCTGGAAAACCATCCGGCAAAAGTGACGGCTTTTGTCCCCCATTATGCCATGTCCGGCGGCACCATGATCGCTCTTTCCGCCGACGAAATCGTGATGGATTCCAACGCTGTCTTAGGACCCGTTGATCCACAAATCGGTCAGTATCCGGCCGCCTCCATCCTGGAAACGGTTCGGTTAAAGGGAACTGCAAAGGTGGATGACAATACCCTGATTTTGGCGGATATGTCTTCCAAAGCCATTGCCCAGGTTAAAGACTTTATTACCTACCTGCTTACCGACAATCTGGGCGAAGAAAAGGCTTTGGAAATCAGCGAAATCTTCAGCAGCGGCCGCTGGACTCATGATTATCCCATTAACTTTGAATTCCTGTCCAAACTGGGCCTGCCGGTTTCCCGGGAACTTCCTGCAGAGGTTTTCGCCATTATGGATCAATACCCCCAACCGGCCCAGAGAAGGCCGTCGGTCCAGTACATTCCTCTACCTTACGGGGGTAAGGAAGAAAAATAA